Proteins encoded in a region of the Anopheles ziemanni chromosome 2, idAnoZiCoDA_A2_x.2, whole genome shotgun sequence genome:
- the LOC131293235 gene encoding nucleolar protein 4-like has protein sequence MRTPNTGPCVEKWLLAKRKAAAMLHNNNNNKDSISMPFNSETTENNGTTTNTPGEDAYAGLIKDADKFKLMLLAWNYQNSAAGKSQNGAEGPDLATMTNLWQQYQNALAMTGKGANFSGQLQPVAERQSSPIEQQQDETNSSEQKDEDDLSEDDSEDRLEASVNDPERLKAFNMFVRLFVDENLDRIVPISKQPKEKIQAIIDSCTRQFPEFAERARKRIRTYLKSCRRNKKTREGWENTSRPTPAHLTSVQAEQILAVACENESLNAKRMRIGLEPISQTVSQPAAVSFMTSAESPSTVPTMYQSLANREQESTSVSTIKSEPMTSVPKISPVPSTPTPDMNQMKLNIPSASASSTPTIPTTVPTISNFHDYNTGFSNRSQHYQNFMNSVNSSSTSSGGATTNTTMSAAGTGELWSQLSDSAPTDLSMKRPILAHKLNSAEITAVKQLVTGYRESAAFLMRSADELENLLLQQQ, from the exons GATTCTATATCCATGCCGTTCAACAGTGAGACAACAGAAAACAACGGCACCACAACGAATACACCCGGAGAAGATGCTTATGCTG GACTTATTAAAGATGCGGACAAATTCAAGCTGATGCTACTGGCCTGGAACTACCAGAACTCGGCGGCAGGTAAAT CCCAAAATGGAGCGGAAGGACCGGACCTGGCGACGATGACCAACCTGTGGCAGCAGTACCAGAACGCGCTGGCGATGACCGGCAAGGGGGCAAACTTCTCCGGCCAGCTGCAGCCCGTCGCCGAGCGGCAATCGTCCCCgatcgagcagcagcaggacgaaacgaactcgtccgagcagaaGGACGAGGACGACCTGTCCGAGGACGATTCGGAGGACCGGCTGGAAGCGTCGGTGAACGATCCGGAGCGGCTGAAGGCGTTCAACATGTTCGTGCGCCTGTTCGTGGACGAGAACCTGGACCGCATCGTGCCGATCTCGAAGCAACCGAAGGAGAAGATACAGGCCATCATCGACTCGTGTACGCGCCAGTTCCCGGAGTTCGCCGAGCGCGCCCGGAAGCGCATCCGGACGTACCTCAAGTCCTGCCGGCGGAACAAGAAGACGCGCGAGGGCTGGGAGAACACG TCCCGCCCAACGCCGGCGCACCTGACGTCGGTGCAGGCGGAACAGATACTGGCCGTGGCATGCGAGAACGAGAGCCTCAACGCAAAGCGCATGCGGATAGGGCTGGAGCCGATCAGCCAGACGGTCAGTCAGCCGGCGGCGGTAAGTTTTATG ACGTCAGCAGAATCGCCCAGCACGGTACCGACCATGTACCAGAGTCTGGCGAACCGCGAACAGGAGTCGACTTCGGTTTCGACGATCAAAAGCGAACCGATGACAAGCGTACCGAAGATCTCCCCCGTGCCGAGCACGCCGACGCCGGACATGAACCAGATGAAGCT AAACATACCCAGCGCTAGCGCCAGCTCCACGCCTACCATCCCGACGACCGTGCCGACCATTTCCAACTTCCACGACTACAACACCGGGTTCTCGAACCGGTCGCAGCACTACCAGAACTTCATGAACTCggtcaacagcagcagcacgagcAGCGGCGGTGCCACCACCAACACGACGATGTCCGCCGCCGGCACTGGTGAGTTGTGGAGTCAGCTGAGCGACT CGGCCCCAACCGATCTCTCGATGAAACGGCCGATCCTGGCGCACAAGCTGAACAGCGCGGAAATCACCGCCGTCAAGCAGCTCGTCACCGGCTACCGGGAGTCGGCCGCTTTCCTGATGCGTAGCGCCGACGAGCTGGAGAATCTACTGCTTCAGCAGCAGTAA